The proteins below come from a single Burkholderia sp. FERM BP-3421 genomic window:
- the hisB gene encoding imidazoleglycerol-phosphate dehydratase HisB produces the protein MRVAEVVRNTSETQIRVKLNLDGTGQQKLATGVPFLDHMLDQIARHGLVDLEVEAHGDTHIDDHHTVEDVGITLGQAVAKAIGERKGICRYGHSYVPLDEALSRVVIDFSGRPGLEFHVPFTRARIGSFDVDLSIEFFRGFVNHAGVTLHIDNLRGINAHHQLETVFKAFGRALRMAVTLDERAAGQIPSTKGSL, from the coding sequence ATGCGTGTGGCGGAAGTCGTTCGCAACACCAGCGAAACGCAGATCCGAGTGAAGCTCAATCTCGACGGCACCGGCCAGCAGAAGCTGGCCACCGGCGTGCCGTTCCTCGACCATATGCTCGACCAGATCGCCCGCCACGGGCTCGTCGACCTCGAGGTCGAAGCGCATGGGGACACGCATATCGACGACCACCATACGGTCGAGGATGTCGGCATCACGCTGGGCCAGGCCGTCGCGAAGGCGATCGGCGAGCGCAAGGGCATTTGCCGCTACGGCCATTCGTACGTGCCGCTCGACGAGGCGCTGTCGCGCGTCGTGATCGATTTCTCCGGCCGGCCGGGGCTCGAATTCCACGTGCCGTTCACGCGCGCGCGGATCGGCAGCTTCGACGTCGACCTGTCGATCGAGTTCTTCCGCGGTTTCGTGAACCATGCGGGCGTCACACTGCACATCGACAATCTGCGCGGCATCAACGCGCACCATCAGCTCGAAACGGTGTTCAAGGCGTTCGGCCGGGCGCTGCGCATGGCGGTGACGCTCGACGAGCGCGCGGCCGGGCAGATCCCGTCGACGAAGGGCAGCCTCTGA
- a CDS encoding YchE family NAAT transporter: MDLVKSFISLLALINPLGAIPFFLSLTAQQTDVERRHTIRIAAMSVFCVITVTALLGQQIIRFFGISVGSLEVGGGIIMLLMAITMLNAQIGNTRSTPEERDEAESKNSIAVVPLAIPLLTGPGSISTVIVYAANATHWYDRLGLVAIGAILALLCFIAMRLAEPIAHWIGRTGINIATRLMGLMLSALAVEFIVDGLKALLPALK, encoded by the coding sequence ATGGACCTGGTCAAATCATTCATCTCGCTGCTCGCGCTGATCAATCCGCTCGGCGCGATCCCGTTCTTTCTGAGCCTGACGGCGCAGCAGACGGACGTGGAGCGCCGCCACACGATCCGGATCGCCGCGATGTCGGTGTTCTGCGTGATCACGGTGACCGCGCTGCTCGGCCAGCAGATCATCCGCTTCTTCGGGATCTCGGTCGGCTCGCTCGAGGTCGGCGGCGGCATCATCATGCTGTTGATGGCGATCACGATGCTGAACGCGCAGATCGGCAATACGCGCTCGACGCCCGAGGAGCGCGACGAGGCGGAATCGAAGAACAGCATCGCGGTGGTGCCGCTCGCGATTCCGCTCCTGACCGGCCCGGGTTCGATCAGCACGGTGATCGTCTACGCGGCGAACGCGACGCACTGGTACGACCGGCTCGGGCTGGTCGCGATCGGTGCGATCCTCGCGCTGCTGTGCTTCATCGCGATGCGGCTTGCCGAGCCGATCGCGCACTGGATCGGCCGCACCGGCATCAACATCGCCACGCGTCTGATGGGTTTGATGCTGTCGGCGCTGGCGGTGGAATTCATCGTCGACGGACTGAAGGCTTTGTTGCCTGCTCTGAAATGA